A region of the Candidatus Desulfatibia profunda genome:
CATGGACGGCACCTTTCCCAATCACGAAGCCGACCCCACCGTTGAACAAAACATGCAGGAACTGATTGCGCTGGTAAAAGAAAACGGCCTGGACATCGGCATCGGTTTTGACGGCGACGGTGACCGGATCGGCGTGGTGGACGAAACCGGCAGGATTGTTTACGGCGATCAGTTGATGATCATCTTTTCCAGAGAGATTCTTTCCAGGAAACCCGGGGCCACTTTTATATCCGAAGTAAAATGTTCAAAAACCATGTATGACGACATCGAAAAGCACGGCGGCCGGCCGATTATGTGGAAGACCGGACACTCTTTGATCAAAAAGAAGATGAAAGAGGAAAAGGCCGAACTTGCCGGCGAAATGAGCGGACATATGTTTTTTGCCGACCGCTATTTCGGCTATGATGATGCCATCTATGCAGCTTGCCGGCTGCTTGAAATCCTGACCAAAACCGGCAAGAGAATATCCGAGCTGTTAGCCGACGTCCCCGATACGTATTCGACACCTGAAATACGGGTTGAATGCCCCGACGACAAAAAGTTTGCCGTGGTTGCAAAGGTGACGGATTATTTCAAAAAAAACTACAAGGTCATAGACATTGACGGTGCCCGGATTCTGTTTGAAGACGGTTGGGGGCTTGTACGCGCATCCAATACCCAGCCCGCCCTGGTGCTCCGCTTTGAAGCCCTGTCGGCATCACGGCTTGCAGAAATAAGACATCTGGTCGAGTCGACCCTGGCGGAAATTCAAAAAGGGTAAGCTCACTTTAAACTTTTAAATTGAATGAATAAACTCGATAAAAAAATTTTCGGAACCTTGTTCTTTTCCATATTCGCTACGGTTACCGGTGTCGGAATCGTCGTTCCCCTGCTGCCGGTCTATGCCCACGGTCTTGGGGCCACCGGCCTGTATATCGGTTTGATATTCGGTTCGTTTTCCCTGTCCAGGACATTTTTACTGCCCTATTTCGGCAGGCTTTCGGATAAAAAGGGACGCAAGCCGATGATCATTGCCGGACTTTTGGCCTATGCATTGGTTTCGCTGGCTTTCATCCTGGCACATAATGTCGAGGGCCTTATCGCCATACGATTCCTCCAGGGTATTGCTTCGGCGATGATCATGCCCGCCACCCAGGCCTATGTGGGAGATATCACTCCAGGCGGCCGGGAAGGCACAACCATGGGACTGTTTAACATGTCGATGTTCACCGGCCTGAGTATCGGCCCTTTAATCGGCGGCGTCATCAATGACAGCTTCGGCCTTAATACGTCCTTTGTGTGCATGGGGTTTTTTGCGCTGGCCGGATTTTTATTAAGTTGTTTTATGCTGCCTCCCACCCGGTCAGAGAAGGTTGTCATCCGCGGCAAAG
Encoded here:
- a CDS encoding phosphomannomutase/phosphoglucomutase; amino-acid sequence: MNPEIFREYDIRGIAGKDMTADDVLLIGKGVGTFLKSHGRSKLTVGHDCRLTSELYAQKVIEGLRSTGCDVVAIGICPTPVFYFSIQHLDKQGGVMVTASHNPGEYNGFKLCMDLDSIHGQDIQKIRGIIDQGAFVSGQGSLSAADVVRPYKEFINSNITLEGSIKIGVDAGNGTAGVVAVPIFKRLKCEVHDIYCDMDGTFPNHEADPTVEQNMQELIALVKENGLDIGIGFDGDGDRIGVVDETGRIVYGDQLMIIFSREILSRKPGATFISEVKCSKTMYDDIEKHGGRPIMWKTGHSLIKKKMKEEKAELAGEMSGHMFFADRYFGYDDAIYAACRLLEILTKTGKRISELLADVPDTYSTPEIRVECPDDKKFAVVAKVTDYFKKNYKVIDIDGARILFEDGWGLVRASNTQPALVLRFEALSASRLAEIRHLVESTLAEIQKG